In one window of Trachemys scripta elegans isolate TJP31775 chromosome 5, CAS_Tse_1.0, whole genome shotgun sequence DNA:
- the LOC117878435 gene encoding zinc finger protein OZF-like: MGKTCKAQSRPQGQQGKEPRQRQGESAHRSRGVGKIKETAQQRIPTGDRPSMFGDSGKSLPGSSAHLMQQTIHKGKKPYRCAECGKSFSQSTTLINHQRIHTGETPYTCLMCGKSFRYSSVLATHQRKHTGEKPYKCPECQKTFSGSGNFNRHQKMHTGEKPFKCTECGKSFREGYHLVSHQRMHTGERPYECPDCGKHFSDTAGLIIHQRIHTGEKPYMCPNCGISFVQPSQLVRHQRIHTGEKPYKCLTCGKSFSDKSLLNQHQRIHTGEKPYTCLTCGKSFRYSSAFTTHQRKHTGEKPYKCSECGKSFSSITTFNGHRKIHTGEKPFKCSDCGKSFRRRPDLNVHQRTHTGEKPYKCLICGKTYRCSSHLSKHQRIHTSKKSLKCPEGRAK; the protein is encoded by the coding sequence ATGGGAAAAACTTGTAAGGCCCAGTCCAGGCCACAGGGGCAACAAGGAAAAGAGCCAAGGCAGAGACAGGGTGAATCAGCTCACCGGAGCAGAGGGGTTGGAAAAATCAAAGAAACTGCCCAGCAGAGAATCCCCACTGGAGACAGACCCAGTATGTTTGGTGACTCTGGGAAAAGCTTACCTGGGAGTTCAGCCCATCTTATGCAGCAGACAATccacaaggggaaaaaaccctatagatgtgctgagtgtgggaaaagcttttcTCAGAGTACTACGCTCATTaaccatcagagaatccacacaggagaaacaCCCTATACATGTCTGatgtgtgggaaaagcttccgaTACAGTTCAGTCCTTGCTACACATCAGAGAAAACACACTGGAGAGAAACCTTATAAATGTCCTGAGTGTCAAAAAACATTCAGTGGCAGTGGAAACTTTAACAGGCATCAGAAGAtgcacacaggagagaagcccttCAAAtgcactgagtgtgggaaaagcttcagggaGGGCTACCACCTTGTTTCACATCAGAGAAtgcacacgggagagagaccctatgaatgcccTGACTGTGGGAAACACTTCTCTGACACTGCTGGACTCATTatccatcagagaatccacacaggagagaagccctatATGTGCCCCAACTGTGGGATCAGCTTTGTTCAGCCCTCACAACTTGTTagacaccagagaatccacacgggagaaaAGCCCTATAAATGCCTGacctgtgggaaaagcttcagtgatAAGTCACTTTTAAATcaacaccagagaatccacacaggagaaaaacCCTATACATGTCTGacctgtgggaaaagcttcagatACAGTTCAGCTTTTACCACACATCAGAGAAAACACACTGGAGAGAAACCTTATaaatgctctgagtgtgggaaaagcttcagtagcATCACAACCTTTAACGGTCATCGGAAGAtacacacaggagagaagcccttCAAATGCTCTgattgtgggaaaagcttcaggaGGCGCCCAGACCTTAATGTACATCAGAGAacacacacaggagagaaaccctataaatgcctgATCTGTGGGAAAACATACCGGTGTAGCTCACACCTTTcgaaacatcagagaatccacacaagCAAGAAATCCTTGAagtgccctgagggaagggccaAGTGA